Proteins found in one Campylobacter concisus genomic segment:
- a CDS encoding MotE family protein, which translates to MRAVLLLLTILNFAFCFEVPVDCTQIFEARKEEISKELEIIDEQRQALEVFRASSAAAYEENNKKLAKKEADLNATMKVIEQKRKEIDEVVAKNEKILKELRTMTSDKVNESYSKMKDGVAAEVLSKMPRSNAATILYALDAKKISTIMAKMDPKVASEITTLLQKGPPFADEKGDMPTPAGSINIQ; encoded by the coding sequence GTACCAGTTGATTGTACGCAAATTTTTGAAGCTAGAAAAGAAGAAATTTCAAAGGAACTTGAGATCATAGATGAGCAGCGCCAAGCTTTAGAAGTATTTCGTGCAAGCTCGGCAGCAGCCTATGAAGAAAATAATAAAAAGCTTGCCAAAAAAGAAGCGGACCTAAATGCAACAATGAAAGTGATCGAGCAAAAACGTAAAGAGATCGATGAAGTGGTCGCCAAAAATGAAAAAATTTTAAAAGAACTTCGCACAATGACTAGTGATAAAGTCAATGAGTCGTATTCTAAGATGAAAGATGGTGTGGCAGCTGAGGTGCTCTCTAAAATGCCTAGATCAAACGCAGCCACCATACTTTATGCCCTTGATGCCAAAAAGATATCTACTATCATGGCAAAAATGGATCCAAAAGTAGCATCTGAGATCACCACTTTGCTTCAAAAAGGGCCACCATTTGCTGATGAAAAAGGCGATATGCCAACTCCAGCCGGTAGCATAAATATACAGTAA
- a CDS encoding TerC/Alx family metal homeostasis membrane protein, whose protein sequence is MNTSEIQTIIVFLIMASLAFGIDLFAHKHDEKISLKQAGIWSIFWIGVSVLFGIYLYFELGSEIASLYFAGYALEKSLSVDNLFVMMAIFSWFNIPEIYRHRVLYFGVIGAMVFRLIFVAVGTMLFAISPWMELIFAAIVAYSAVMMIKKDKCDEDIKDYSNHIAYRAVYRFFPVLPQLFGHSFFVRFSEISKQISDSQKTTLNDQILRLKATWIATPLFLCLCVIELSDVIFAFDSVPAVIAVSKDPVIVYSAMIFAILGLRTLYFVLEALKNFLKYLEISVIVLLFFIAAKLAINATSHIFHHGFEISAQISLFIILAILGVGVVASLVKK, encoded by the coding sequence TTGAACACGTCAGAAATTCAAACAATTATAGTTTTTCTTATAATGGCATCACTTGCCTTTGGAATAGATCTTTTTGCTCATAAACATGATGAGAAAATTTCACTAAAACAAGCCGGTATTTGGTCTATCTTTTGGATAGGAGTTTCGGTACTTTTTGGCATATATCTATATTTTGAGCTAGGCAGCGAAATAGCAAGCCTTTATTTTGCAGGATATGCGCTAGAAAAGTCGCTCTCGGTAGATAATCTTTTTGTGATGATGGCGATTTTTTCATGGTTTAATATACCTGAAATTTATCGCCACAGAGTGCTTTATTTTGGCGTTATAGGAGCTATGGTATTTAGACTCATCTTTGTAGCCGTAGGTACGATGCTTTTTGCCATCTCGCCTTGGATGGAGCTAATATTTGCAGCAATAGTCGCATATAGTGCTGTAATGATGATAAAAAAAGATAAGTGTGATGAGGATATAAAAGATTATTCAAACCACATAGCTTATAGGGCAGTTTACCGCTTCTTTCCGGTTTTACCACAGCTTTTTGGACATAGTTTTTTTGTTAGATTTAGCGAAATTTCTAAGCAAATTTCAGATAGTCAAAAAACTACTCTTAACGATCAGATTTTAAGGCTAAAAGCTACTTGGATAGCAACACCATTATTCTTGTGTCTTTGCGTGATTGAGCTAAGCGATGTGATATTTGCTTTTGATAGCGTTCCAGCTGTCATTGCTGTGAGCAAAGATCCTGTGATTGTTTATTCAGCGATGATATTTGCGATACTTGGGCTAAGAACGCTTTATTTTGTGCTTGAAGCACTCAAAAATTTTTTAAAGTATTTAGAAATTTCTGTGATAGTGCTTTTATTTTTTATCGCAGCAAAGCTAGCTATAAATGCGACCTCTCATATCTTTCATCATGGTTTTGAAATTTCTGCACAAATTAGCCTTTTTATCATTCTAGCCATCCTTGGAGTTGGGGTCGTAGCAAGTTTGGTTAAAAAATAG
- a CDS encoding molybdopterin molybdotransferase MoeA, giving the protein MKDFMSYADSLKILKDTINAWEKVEKVAITDALDRNISYDVTAAENYPAKPVSAMDGYAFAFKDGLSELELITDLPAGSDKGLVIEGSKCVKTFTGSLMSEGTDTLVPVENVEVVGSKIIIKKSVPKGFAVREVGESYKKGEILIKKGTRLSYAEIALLAELGVFHVSVFIRPRVAILATGSEIKDLGEPLENPAQIHSSNHVGIAMQIRKMGAEPILCEIVRDKAELVEKAIINALKSADILVTTGGISMGDYDFVKGALNENFSLIIEGAAIKPGRHIRVAKSGDKYIFALPGFPYSAMVMCVLYVRVLINAWFGQEEPKITAIMDEDYKKRSPFLEFTAVNLENREGKNFVNLNGKKLGSSAIVNNLTNKAALLMIPMDKEILKKGEIVEVLMMPC; this is encoded by the coding sequence ATGAAAGATTTTATGAGTTACGCAGATAGCCTAAAAATTCTAAAAGATACAATCAATGCGTGGGAAAAGGTCGAAAAAGTAGCCATCACGGACGCACTTGATAGAAATATCTCCTACGACGTGACAGCCGCTGAAAATTACCCAGCAAAGCCGGTTTCAGCGATGGATGGATACGCTTTTGCCTTTAAAGATGGTCTAAGCGAGCTTGAGCTCATCACAGACCTGCCTGCTGGAAGCGACAAAGGATTAGTCATAGAGGGTAGTAAATGTGTAAAAACTTTTACTGGCTCACTAATGAGCGAAGGTACTGATACTCTTGTACCGGTAGAAAATGTCGAGGTTGTCGGATCAAAAATAATCATCAAAAAGAGTGTGCCAAAGGGCTTTGCTGTGCGCGAAGTGGGGGAAAGCTACAAAAAAGGTGAAATTTTGATCAAAAAAGGCACTCGTCTAAGCTACGCTGAGATAGCACTTCTTGCTGAGCTTGGTGTCTTTCACGTAAGCGTTTTCATACGCCCAAGAGTGGCGATACTAGCAACTGGTAGCGAGATAAAAGACCTTGGCGAGCCATTAGAAAATCCAGCACAAATTCACAGCTCAAATCACGTAGGCATCGCTATGCAGATACGCAAAATGGGTGCGGAGCCGATCCTTTGCGAGATCGTAAGAGATAAGGCTGAACTTGTCGAAAAAGCGATCATAAACGCACTAAAATCAGCTGATATATTAGTGACGACTGGTGGCATAAGCATGGGGGACTATGACTTTGTAAAAGGCGCTTTAAATGAAAATTTTAGCCTTATCATCGAGGGTGCTGCGATAAAACCGGGCCGTCACATCAGAGTGGCAAAGTCAGGCGATAAATATATCTTTGCACTGCCAGGATTTCCGTACTCGGCAATGGTTATGTGTGTGCTTTACGTAAGGGTCTTAATAAATGCGTGGTTTGGTCAAGAAGAGCCAAAGATCACGGCTATAATGGACGAAGACTATAAAAAACGCTCACCATTTTTAGAATTTACGGCTGTAAATTTAGAAAATCGTGAAGGAAAAAATTTTGTAAATCTAAATGGCAAAAAGCTTGGCAGTTCAGCGATCGTAAATAACTTGACAAACAAGGCTGCACTTTTAATGATTCCGATGGATAAAGAAATTCTTAAAAAAGGCGAGATAGTAGAAGTCTTGATGATGCCTTGCTAA
- the yedE gene encoding YedE family putative selenium transporter — translation MNKTVLYIIAGASLGILGPVLVYFGNPANMGVCAACFLRDSVGALGFHQAKVVQYLRPEILGLIIGGFLASMLWSRNFTPVSGSAAFSRFFLGVFAMIGCLIFLGCPWRAFLRLGGGDMTAIAGLVGLFAGVFVGRFFKKNGYVIPENDATTKPVAFLPLIIAILLLIALVFGLKLGDNGALFSSEKGPGSQHANIFISLICAIVIGIFMQRSKFCSVGAISKVFERDLSMFYGIVSIIVFASITNLALGQYKFGFEAQPIAHNDVLWNFLGMSLAGLCFSLSYGCPGKHLVQMGAGNLSSAVFVLGMGAGAAISHNFILASSGAGITPYAPYAVAIGFIYAIYVGVFTKKA, via the coding sequence ATGAATAAAACAGTGCTTTACATTATCGCAGGTGCAAGCCTTGGCATTCTTGGCCCAGTGCTTGTTTATTTTGGCAATCCAGCAAACATGGGCGTTTGTGCGGCTTGCTTTTTAAGGGATAGCGTAGGTGCTCTTGGCTTTCACCAAGCCAAGGTCGTGCAGTATCTAAGGCCTGAAATTTTAGGTCTTATCATCGGAGGCTTTCTAGCAAGTATGCTTTGGAGTAGAAATTTCACTCCAGTATCAGGCAGTGCGGCATTTTCTAGATTTTTCTTAGGCGTGTTTGCTATGATTGGTTGCCTTATCTTTTTGGGCTGCCCATGGAGAGCATTTTTACGTCTTGGCGGAGGAGATATGACCGCTATTGCTGGTCTTGTCGGTCTATTTGCTGGCGTTTTTGTTGGACGATTTTTCAAGAAAAATGGTTACGTCATACCTGAAAATGATGCCACTACAAAACCAGTTGCGTTTTTGCCATTAATCATTGCTATTTTGCTTTTAATAGCCCTTGTTTTTGGTTTAAAACTTGGCGATAATGGTGCTTTATTTAGCTCAGAAAAAGGTCCAGGCTCACAGCACGCAAATATCTTTATCTCACTTATTTGCGCCATTGTTATTGGCATTTTTATGCAAAGAAGTAAATTTTGCTCGGTTGGTGCGATTAGCAAAGTTTTTGAGCGTGATCTTTCAATGTTTTATGGCATTGTATCTATCATCGTTTTTGCAAGTATCACAAATTTAGCTCTTGGACAATATAAATTTGGCTTTGAAGCTCAACCTATCGCTCATAATGACGTCCTTTGGAATTTTCTTGGCATGAGCTTGGCTGGTCTTTGCTTTAGCCTAAGTTATGGCTGCCCAGGCAAACATTTAGTGCAAATGGGAGCTGGAAATTTAAGCTCGGCTGTATTTGTCTTAGGCATGGGAGCAGGCGCTGCGATAAGCCATAACTTCATACTTGCAAGCTCAGGAGCTGGCATCACTCCTTACGCTCCATATGCCGTAGCGATCGGCTTTATCTATGCTATTTATGTCGGAGTTTTTACTAAAAAAGCATAA
- a CDS encoding TonB-dependent receptor — translation MKFSILASSLIFSSLWALDTNNSDYSVVLPTIEVEGISEQNTLKGYIAYDSADINRNGLSNKETPQTIENIDIQKNRSYGTNDLSSILEGNAGIDAGYDMRGESIKIRGFSVDGGDIYRDGVRDSGQIRRSTANVERVEILKGPASILYGRSDGGAVVNLVSKKANFMPVYKLSGRVGSWSRYGGGIDINHVVNNQLAARLTTDMERGKSWREGVKYKNFMVSPSIIVTNDGGTVSFEAQYTYDNAWRVPDRMPTKSVYDKLGIDYTKGFSHDGDFVEDKLHFFRTELNAELIKDMNLKWVFGYRKASQNFDHYFSGTIMPGNRLKQNYAKQQTDNDTLSNAITLTKELEFTRFKHNLTFGYDNSVETRHPRLWFDSAKNVTINPYASRSSWGSVGYIPLNTDNKHKAINNGVFLEDLISLDDKYRLLIGGRLDFYKFKTRNIADMTNSYKGHSFSPRVGLLWDFFPEHTAYASYSKSFAPYGGRGNIGISIGDTTMLDLKPQNNEQYEIGLKSTWADNRFSSNLAIFQIEHNNIRYRPDPINDPYTWAQRGKERSRGIELNILGKIYENLYLRSSLGYMRAIIASDKSNPLNERLSLNNTTNWQGNVFLRYAKNDKWYVESGVTGYSKRYSYRISNGRVIDEHLLGFARFDASAGYNFNEHAQITLAINNILNKKYWRSDSRPGDERSFMLNMHYTF, via the coding sequence ATGAAATTTAGCATACTTGCTTCATCACTGATCTTTAGCTCGCTGTGGGCTTTAGATACAAATAACAGTGATTATTCAGTTGTTTTACCAACTATCGAGGTGGAAGGTATCTCGGAGCAAAATACCCTAAAAGGTTATATCGCGTATGATAGTGCGGATATCAATAGAAATGGACTCAGTAACAAAGAGACGCCACAAACTATCGAAAATATAGATATACAAAAGAACAGAAGCTACGGCACAAATGATCTCTCAAGTATCCTAGAAGGAAATGCTGGTATTGATGCAGGCTATGATATGAGAGGCGAGAGCATCAAGATAAGAGGCTTTAGTGTTGATGGTGGCGATATATATAGAGATGGTGTTAGAGATTCTGGCCAGATAAGACGCAGTACAGCAAATGTTGAGAGAGTTGAAATTTTAAAAGGACCAGCTTCGATCTTATATGGAAGAAGCGATGGCGGTGCGGTTGTAAATCTAGTTAGTAAGAAGGCAAATTTTATGCCTGTTTATAAGCTCTCAGGAAGAGTTGGCAGCTGGAGTAGATATGGTGGTGGTATCGATATAAATCACGTAGTAAATAATCAATTAGCTGCAAGATTAACGACTGATATGGAGCGTGGAAAATCATGGAGAGAGGGCGTAAAATATAAAAATTTTATGGTAAGTCCAAGCATTATTGTGACAAATGATGGCGGAACGGTAAGCTTTGAGGCGCAATACACATATGATAATGCTTGGCGTGTACCTGATAGAATGCCAACAAAAAGTGTCTATGACAAGCTTGGTATCGACTATACAAAGGGATTTTCTCATGATGGAGACTTTGTTGAAGACAAGCTTCATTTCTTTCGTACCGAGCTAAATGCAGAGTTAATAAAGGATATGAATTTAAAATGGGTTTTTGGTTATAGAAAAGCTAGTCAAAATTTTGACCATTATTTTAGTGGCACCATAATGCCTGGAAATAGACTAAAGCAAAACTATGCTAAACAACAAACTGATAATGACACACTCTCAAATGCTATAACACTTACAAAGGAGCTTGAATTTACAAGATTTAAGCATAATCTTACTTTTGGATATGACAACAGCGTAGAAACTCGCCATCCAAGGCTTTGGTTTGATAGTGCAAAAAATGTAACTATAAATCCATATGCATCAAGATCAAGTTGGGGTAGTGTTGGCTACATACCACTTAATACTGATAATAAGCATAAAGCCATAAATAATGGAGTATTTCTCGAGGATCTAATAAGCTTAGACGACAAATATAGGCTACTGATTGGTGGAAGGCTTGACTTTTATAAGTTTAAAACAAGAAATATTGCAGATATGACAAATAGCTACAAAGGGCACTCTTTTAGTCCAAGAGTAGGCTTACTGTGGGACTTTTTTCCAGAACATACCGCATACGCCTCATACTCAAAGAGCTTTGCACCTTATGGTGGTCGCGGGAATATAGGTATAAGTATAGGCGATACAACGATGCTTGATCTAAAACCGCAGAATAATGAGCAATATGAAATCGGCTTAAAAAGCACATGGGCTGATAATAGATTTAGCTCAAACTTAGCGATATTTCAGATCGAGCATAACAATATAAGATATAGACCAGATCCTATAAATGATCCATATACTTGGGCGCAACGTGGTAAAGAGCGAAGTCGTGGTATAGAGCTAAATATCTTGGGTAAAATTTATGAAAATTTATATCTAAGAAGCTCTCTTGGATATATGAGGGCCATTATCGCAAGTGATAAATCAAATCCATTAAACGAAAGACTTAGTCTAAACAATACAACCAACTGGCAGGGCAATGTTTTTTTAAGATATGCTAAAAACGATAAATGGTATGTCGAAAGTGGAGTAACAGGATACTCTAAACGATATAGCTACCGCATAAGTAATGGCAGAGTCATAGACGAACATCTCCTTGGTTTTGCTAGATTTGATGCAAGTGCTGGATATAACTTTAACGAACACGCTCAAATAACACTAGCGATAAATAATATCTTAAATAAAAAATACTGGCGTTCTGATTCAAGACCGGGTGATGAGAGATCGTTTATGCTAAATATGCACTACACTTTTTAA
- a CDS encoding peptidylprolyl isomerase translates to MKKLLFLATGMLSALNLYSAQMINGIAAIVENEPITLYEVYSLKEQLRASEQDALNLLIRDRLEDAQIKNLNISVTPFELNDRIESIAKQNGMTNSQFRSSIQAQGMDFLEFKNNIEKKMLQEKLYKSILAEAGKNVNEQKAKMYFDANPDKFKVFSTARVVVYRAKDPELLEAQKTSPKLLDGVQTQEVSLDYQSIDPRLAAIISSTNNGDYTQPLQGPDSFDMFLVKEKIGSYTPSFADVKDNVINELYQGEQEKLMADYFDKLRAKAKIQILR, encoded by the coding sequence ATGAAAAAATTGCTCTTTTTGGCTACTGGCATGCTAAGTGCTTTAAATTTATATTCGGCTCAGATGATAAACGGTATCGCAGCTATTGTAGAGAACGAACCAATCACGCTTTATGAAGTTTATAGCTTAAAAGAGCAGCTAAGAGCTAGCGAACAAGATGCTTTAAATTTACTCATAAGAGATAGACTCGAAGATGCTCAGATAAAAAATTTAAACATTAGCGTAACACCATTTGAGCTAAACGACAGGATCGAATCAATCGCAAAGCAAAATGGTATGACAAATTCGCAGTTTAGAAGCTCTATCCAAGCTCAAGGCATGGACTTTTTGGAGTTTAAAAACAACATAGAAAAAAAGATGCTTCAAGAAAAGCTTTATAAAAGCATTTTGGCTGAAGCTGGCAAAAATGTAAATGAGCAAAAAGCAAAGATGTATTTTGATGCTAATCCTGATAAATTTAAGGTCTTTAGCACCGCTAGAGTCGTAGTTTATAGAGCAAAAGATCCTGAGCTACTTGAGGCTCAAAAGACAAGTCCGAAGCTGCTAGACGGCGTGCAAACACAAGAGGTTAGTTTGGACTATCAAAGCATAGATCCAAGGCTTGCTGCGATCATCTCAAGCACAAATAACGGTGACTACACACAGCCTTTGCAAGGGCCTGACAGCTTTGATATGTTTTTAGTAAAAGAGAAGATCGGCTCATACACTCCAAGCTTTGCAGACGTTAAGGATAATGTTATAAATGAGCTTTATCAAGGTGAGCAAGAAAAACTTATGGCTGATTATTTTGATAAACTCCGCGCAAAAGCAAAGATTCAAATTTTAAGATAA
- the gltX gene encoding glutamate--tRNA ligase, with product MIVTRFAPSPTGYLHIGGLRTALYNYLYARANNGKFLLRIEDTDLKRNSEEATQAIKEAFAWCKLDHDGEVTYQSKRFDLYKEYVKKLLEEGKAYKCYMSKDELEELRASQEARKERPKYDNRYRDFTGTPPAGIEPVIRIKAPLSGEIVIHDGIKGEVKFKVEDILDDFIIARSDGTPTYNFTVVIDDALMGVTDVIRGDDHLSNTPKQIVLYEALGFKVPKFYHVAMINGEDGKKLSKRHGATDVMEYKKMGYLPEALLNFLVRLGWSHGDDEIFTIEDMLKYFNPNDINKSSSTYNAQKLDWLNSHYIKTLPYERLAHDMLEFGVDFKALVKGELLLNSLRERSKTLIEMANSANAIINAPKSYDEKAWAKFINENSKEILAKFAQILDRDLDAKGYEELTNKFLEQNGLKLKDLAQALRIALTGSSVSPSIFEVLEVVGSSETKNRIQNLLKEEK from the coding sequence ATGATAGTTACTAGATTTGCTCCTTCGCCTACTGGATACCTACATATAGGCGGACTTAGGACAGCCCTTTATAATTATTTATACGCAAGAGCTAATAATGGAAAATTTTTACTTCGCATCGAAGATACTGATTTAAAACGAAACTCAGAAGAGGCCACGCAAGCCATAAAAGAAGCGTTTGCTTGGTGCAAGCTAGATCACGACGGCGAAGTAACATATCAGTCAAAGAGATTTGATCTTTACAAAGAGTATGTTAAAAAATTACTTGAAGAAGGCAAGGCATATAAATGCTATATGAGTAAGGATGAGCTTGAAGAGCTTAGAGCTAGCCAAGAGGCAAGAAAAGAGCGTCCAAAATATGACAACAGATATAGAGATTTTACTGGCACGCCTCCAGCCGGCATCGAGCCAGTCATCCGTATAAAAGCCCCATTAAGTGGCGAAATCGTCATACATGATGGCATAAAGGGCGAGGTTAAATTTAAGGTTGAAGATATCTTAGATGACTTCATCATCGCTAGAAGCGACGGCACACCGACCTATAACTTCACAGTTGTGATAGATGACGCATTAATGGGCGTAACAGACGTCATCCGTGGCGATGATCACCTCTCAAATACCCCAAAACAGATTGTTCTTTACGAAGCACTTGGCTTTAAGGTACCAAAATTTTATCACGTAGCGATGATAAACGGCGAGGACGGCAAAAAGCTTAGCAAGAGGCACGGCGCAACTGACGTTATGGAGTATAAAAAGATGGGTTACTTGCCTGAAGCGCTCTTAAATTTTCTCGTTCGTCTTGGCTGGAGCCACGGCGATGATGAGATTTTTACTATCGAGGATATGCTTAAATACTTCAATCCAAACGATATCAACAAAAGCTCAAGCACCTACAACGCTCAAAAGCTTGACTGGCTAAATTCTCACTACATTAAGACTTTACCTTACGAGAGGCTAGCGCACGATATGCTTGAGTTTGGCGTAGATTTTAAGGCTTTGGTAAAGGGCGAGCTACTGCTAAATTCGCTCCGTGAGAGATCAAAGACACTAATAGAAATGGCAAATAGCGCAAATGCGATCATCAACGCTCCAAAAAGCTACGATGAGAAAGCATGGGCCAAATTTATAAATGAAAATAGCAAAGAAATTTTGGCTAAATTTGCTCAAATTTTAGACCGCGACCTTGACGCGAAGGGCTATGAGGAGCTAACTAATAAATTTTTAGAGCAAAATGGCTTAAAGCTAAAAGACCTAGCTCAGGCTCTAAGAATAGCGCTAACTGGCTCAAGCGTGAGCCCAAGCATCTTTGAAGTGCTTGAAGTAGTGGGCAGTAGCGAGACGAAAAATAGAATACAAAATTTATTAAAGGAAGAAAAATGA
- a CDS encoding malic enzyme-like NAD(P)-binding protein, producing the protein MTHVTKEEALNYHIGGKIEIKVKTPCETSRDLSMAYTPGVAEPCKEIEADNELAYKYTNKANLVAVITDGTAVLGLGDIGAIAGKPVMEGKSVLFKKFANVDAFDIELDEHDPDKIVEICKALAPTFGGINLEDIRAPKCFEIERKLQEAVDIPVMHDDQHGTAMITSAGMINAMEISGKDISKIKIVVSGAGAAGIACAKMYKALGAKHIVMIDSKGVIHSKRTDLTPEKVEFALETEDRTLADAMRGADMFLGLSKPGVLTKEMVASMNKEPIIFALANPVPEIYPEDVEAVRSDVMMGTGRSDYPNQVNNVLGFPFIFRGALDVRAKKITENMKMAAAKALAQLAKEPVPAEVLKASGVSELKFGKEYIIPKPFDKRVLTAVAPAVAKAAVEDGVARVKDFDVEAYRAKLAKGF; encoded by the coding sequence ATGACACATGTAACTAAAGAAGAAGCATTAAACTACCATATAGGCGGTAAGATCGAGATAAAGGTAAAGACGCCTTGCGAGACGTCAAGAGACCTTTCAATGGCCTATACACCAGGCGTTGCAGAACCTTGCAAAGAGATAGAAGCTGATAATGAACTAGCTTATAAATATACAAATAAAGCAAATCTGGTAGCTGTTATTACCGATGGCACAGCTGTTCTTGGGCTTGGCGACATCGGTGCGATCGCTGGCAAGCCAGTTATGGAAGGAAAGTCAGTTTTATTTAAAAAATTTGCAAACGTAGATGCCTTTGACATCGAGCTAGACGAGCATGATCCAGATAAGATCGTTGAGATTTGCAAGGCCCTTGCTCCGACATTTGGTGGTATAAATTTAGAAGATATCCGTGCTCCAAAGTGCTTTGAGATCGAGAGAAAGCTTCAAGAAGCAGTCGATATCCCAGTCATGCATGACGATCAGCACGGCACGGCGATGATAACAAGTGCTGGCATGATAAATGCGATGGAAATTTCTGGCAAAGATATCTCAAAGATAAAGATCGTAGTTAGTGGCGCAGGTGCAGCTGGTATCGCTTGCGCGAAGATGTATAAAGCGCTTGGTGCAAAACACATCGTGATGATAGATAGTAAAGGCGTCATCCACTCAAAAAGAACAGATCTTACACCTGAAAAGGTAGAGTTCGCGCTTGAAACTGAGGATAGAACTTTGGCTGATGCGATGAGGGGCGCTGATATGTTTTTAGGCCTTTCTAAGCCTGGCGTACTTACAAAAGAGATGGTTGCTTCAATGAATAAAGAGCCTATCATCTTTGCTTTGGCAAACCCAGTGCCTGAAATTTATCCAGAGGATGTTGAGGCTGTAAGAAGTGACGTTATGATGGGCACAGGCAGAAGCGACTATCCTAACCAAGTAAATAACGTTTTGGGCTTTCCTTTTATCTTTAGAGGTGCGCTTGATGTTAGAGCTAAAAAGATCACTGAAAATATGAAAATGGCAGCAGCTAAAGCGCTTGCACAGCTTGCAAAAGAGCCAGTGCCAGCTGAAGTTTTAAAAGCAAGTGGCGTTAGCGAGCTAAAATTTGGCAAAGAGTACATCATCCCAAAACCATTTGACAAGCGCGTACTAACAGCGGTCGCTCCAGCAGTTGCAAAAGCTGCAGTTGAAGATGGCGTAGCTAGAGTAAAAGATTTTGATGTTGAGGCTTATAGAGCCAAACTTGCAAAAGGATTTTAA
- the upp gene encoding uracil phosphoribosyltransferase — translation MQNVKLISHPLIEHKLTILRDKNTQPFQFRMLVDEISYLMIFEATRNLKVKDVKVQTPVAVADAKRLTTKVMICPILRAALGMLDSVFTIIPDSSVGFLGFQRNEETAQAEFFYAKLPKDAKERMAIIIDPMFATGGTAIDAVKFLREKGVKEIKFISIISAPEGLKRFSEIYPDVEVYTASIDEKLNEKNYIVPGLGDAGDRVFNTL, via the coding sequence ATGCAAAACGTTAAACTCATCTCGCACCCACTGATCGAGCATAAATTAACTATTCTACGTGATAAAAACACCCAACCTTTTCAGTTTCGCATGCTAGTTGATGAGATCAGCTATCTTATGATCTTTGAGGCGACTAGAAATTTAAAAGTAAAAGATGTCAAAGTCCAAACTCCAGTTGCGGTGGCAGATGCAAAGAGGCTTACTACAAAAGTGATGATATGCCCCATCTTAAGGGCTGCTCTTGGTATGCTTGATAGCGTTTTTACCATCATTCCAGATTCAAGTGTGGGCTTTTTGGGTTTTCAGCGAAACGAAGAGACAGCACAGGCTGAGTTTTTCTACGCAAAGCTTCCAAAAGACGCAAAAGAGCGCATGGCGATTATCATCGATCCTATGTTTGCAACTGGTGGCACGGCGATAGATGCGGTCAAATTCTTGCGTGAAAAGGGCGTTAAGGAGATCAAATTTATCTCTATCATCTCTGCTCCTGAGGGGCTAAAGAGATTTAGTGAAATTTACCCAGACGTTGAGGTCTATACAGCATCGATTGATGAAAAGCTAAATGAGAAAAACTACATCGTACCAGGTCTTGGTGATGCTGGCGATAGAGTTTTTAACACGCTTTAA
- a CDS encoding ribonuclease domain-containing protein: MNKRLLPALVAFVIAIIVGTFFFSKEGGEANKNAQILLEQLNKEGQRSQSLAENGSYTSKDEVALYIYKFNKLPKNFITKKEALELGWDAKSGNLWQISGGKSIGGDRFSNREKRLPEADGRKWFECDVNYNGGRRGAERILYSNDGLIYYTPDHYEHFYLLYEKRMQ; the protein is encoded by the coding sequence TTGAATAAAAGACTTTTGCCAGCCTTAGTTGCCTTTGTCATTGCTATCATCGTTGGCACCTTCTTTTTTTCAAAAGAGGGCGGCGAAGCAAACAAAAACGCTCAAATTTTACTTGAGCAGCTAAACAAAGAGGGACAAAGGAGCCAAAGTCTTGCAGAAAATGGCTCATACACCTCAAAAGATGAGGTTGCTCTTTATATCTATAAATTTAACAAACTGCCAAAAAATTTCATAACCAAAAAAGAGGCACTTGAACTTGGCTGGGACGCAAAAAGCGGAAATTTATGGCAGATAAGCGGTGGCAAAAGTATCGGCGGAGATAGATTTTCAAACAGAGAAAAGAGGCTGCCAGAAGCTGATGGTAGAAAGTGGTTTGAGTGCGATGTGAATTATAATGGCGGCAGGCGCGGCGCTGAGAGAATTTTATACTCAAACGACGGCCTTATCTACTACACGCCCGATCACTACGAGCATTTTTATCTGCTTTATGAAAAGAGGATGCAATGA